The Parambassis ranga chromosome 14, fParRan2.1, whole genome shotgun sequence genome includes a window with the following:
- the p4ha2 gene encoding prolyl 4-hydroxylase subunit alpha-2 isoform X2, whose amino-acid sequence MRSFFIPWVLLCCCCCWATQAEIFTSISQMTDLIYTEKELLQSLREYITAEESKLAAVKSWASKLDTLTRVSTSDPEGYLAHPVNAYKLMKRLNTEWSEVETLVLQNPSNGFIANITVHKQYFPDEEDATGAARALMRLQDTYQLDSEAFSKGKLPGMHSNAVLTVDDCFDMGRTAYNDADYYHAVLWLQESLKQLDAGEEAVVSKADVLDYLSYSVYQMGDLPRAIELTRRLVAIDSKHDRAGGNLRYFERLLSKQLNEMNETFQPASEEPIQLGTYSRPKDHLPERETYEALCRGEGVQMNERRRSNLFCRYQDGKRNPRLLLKPMKEEDEWDSPHIVRYLDMLSDEEIQKIKVLAKPRLARATVRDPKTGVLTTANYRVSKSAWLEGEEDPIIDRVNQRIEDITGLTVDTAELLQVANYGVGGQYEPHFDFSRRPFDSNLKVDGNRLATFLNYMSDVEAGGATVFPDFGAAIWPRKGTAVFWYNLFKSGEGDYRTRHAACPVLIGSKWVSNKWIHERGQEFRRPCGLTEVD is encoded by the exons gtcaAATGACAGACTTGATTTACACAGAGAAGGAGCTGCTTCAGTCTCTGAGGGAGTACATCACAGCAGAGGAGTCTAAGCTTGCTGCTGTCAAAAG CTGGGCCAGCAAACTTGACACTCTGACCAGAGTGTCCACCTCTGACCCAGAGGGCTACTTGGCTCACCCAGTGAATGCCTACAAACTGATGAAAAGACTCAACACAGAGTGGTCTGAAGTGGAGACCCTGGTGCTCCAAAACCCCTCTAATG GGTTCATTGCCAACATAACCGTTCACAAACAGTACTTCCCTGATGAGGAGGATGCGACAGGTGCAGCCAGGGCACTAATGCGTCTTCAGGACACATACCAACTGGACTCTGAAGCCTTCTCCAAAGGAAAGCTTCCAG GTATGCACTCCAATGCCGTACTGACAGTGGACGACTGCTTCGACATGGGAAGGACGGCTTACAACGATGCAGATTATTACCACGCCGTGCTGTGGCTGCAGGAGTCCTTGAAGCAGCTGGACGCTGGAGAGGAAGCTGTGGTTTCTAAGGCTGACGTTCTGGACTACCTCAGCTACTCTGTTTACCAAATGGGTGACTTGCCTCGAGCCATTGAGCTTACACGGCGGCTTGTGGCTATTG ATTCTAAGCACGACAGGGCAGGAGGAAACCTCCGTTATTTTGAGCGACTGCTGTCCAAGCAGCTCAATGAGATGAATGAAACCTTCCAGCCTGCCTCTGAAGAGCCCATCCAGCTGGGGACCTACAGCAGACCTAAAGACCACCTCCCTGAGAGAGAGACCTATGAGGCTCTGTGCAGGGGAGAGGGGGTTCAAATG aatgAACGGAGGCGGAGCAACCTGTTCTGTCGCTATCAGGACGGTAAAAGGAACCCCCGTCTCCTGCTGAAGCccatgaaggaggaggatgagtgGGACAGCCCACACATTGTACGGTACCTGGACATGCTGTCAGATGAGGAGATTCAGAAGATTAAAGTGCTGGCAAAACCCAGG cttgcCAGAGCTACTGTCCGAGATCCCAAAACAGGTGTCCTGACCACAGCCAATTACAGAGTGTCCAAAAG tGCATGGCTGGAAGGAGAGGAAGACCCCATCATTGATAGAGTCAATCAGAGAATAGAAGACATCACTGGCCTCACAGTAGACACAGCAGAGTTACTGCAG GTTGCAAACTATGGAGTTGGAGGACAGTacgagcctcattttgacttctCCCGG CGTCCTTTTGACAGCAACCTCAAGGTTGATGGAAATAGACTTGCTACCTTCCTAAACTAC aTGAGTGATGTTGAGGCAGGAGGTGCCACTGTGTTCCCTGACTTTGGAGCAGCAATCTGGCCAAGAAAG GGGACGGCAGTGTTCTGGTATAATCTCTTCAAAAGTGGTGAAGGAGACTACAGGACCAGACATGCAGCCTGTCCTGTCCTCATAGGTAGTAAATGGG TGTCAAACAAATGGATTCACGAGCGAGGACAGGAGTTCAGGAGACCCTGTGGACTGACAGAAGTAGACTGA
- the p4ha2 gene encoding prolyl 4-hydroxylase subunit alpha-2 isoform X1: MRSFFIPWVLLCCCCCWATQAEIFTSISQMTDLIYTEKELLQSLREYITAEESKLAAVKSWASKLDTLTRVSTSDPEGYLAHPVNAYKLMKRLNTEWSEVETLVLQNPSNGFIANITVHKQYFPDEEDATGAARALMRLQDTYQLDSEAFSKGKLPGMHSNAVLTVDDCFDMGRTAYNDADYYHAVLWLQESLKQLDAGEEAVVSKADVLDYLSYSVYQMGDLPRAIELTRRLVAIDSKHDRAGGNLRYFERLLSKQLNEMNETFQPASEEPIQLGTYSRPKDHLPERETYEALCRGEGVQMNERRRSNLFCRYQDGKRNPRLLLKPMKEEDEWDSPHIVRYLDMLSDEEIQKIKVLAKPRLARATVRDPKTGVLTTANYRVSKSAWLEGEEDPIIDRVNQRIEDITGLTVDTAELLQVANYGVGGQYEPHFDFSRKDEPDAFKRLGTGNRLATFLNYMSDVEAGGATVFPDFGAAIWPRKGTAVFWYNLFKSGEGDYRTRHAACPVLIGSKWVSNKWIHERGQEFRRPCGLTEVD; the protein is encoded by the exons gtcaAATGACAGACTTGATTTACACAGAGAAGGAGCTGCTTCAGTCTCTGAGGGAGTACATCACAGCAGAGGAGTCTAAGCTTGCTGCTGTCAAAAG CTGGGCCAGCAAACTTGACACTCTGACCAGAGTGTCCACCTCTGACCCAGAGGGCTACTTGGCTCACCCAGTGAATGCCTACAAACTGATGAAAAGACTCAACACAGAGTGGTCTGAAGTGGAGACCCTGGTGCTCCAAAACCCCTCTAATG GGTTCATTGCCAACATAACCGTTCACAAACAGTACTTCCCTGATGAGGAGGATGCGACAGGTGCAGCCAGGGCACTAATGCGTCTTCAGGACACATACCAACTGGACTCTGAAGCCTTCTCCAAAGGAAAGCTTCCAG GTATGCACTCCAATGCCGTACTGACAGTGGACGACTGCTTCGACATGGGAAGGACGGCTTACAACGATGCAGATTATTACCACGCCGTGCTGTGGCTGCAGGAGTCCTTGAAGCAGCTGGACGCTGGAGAGGAAGCTGTGGTTTCTAAGGCTGACGTTCTGGACTACCTCAGCTACTCTGTTTACCAAATGGGTGACTTGCCTCGAGCCATTGAGCTTACACGGCGGCTTGTGGCTATTG ATTCTAAGCACGACAGGGCAGGAGGAAACCTCCGTTATTTTGAGCGACTGCTGTCCAAGCAGCTCAATGAGATGAATGAAACCTTCCAGCCTGCCTCTGAAGAGCCCATCCAGCTGGGGACCTACAGCAGACCTAAAGACCACCTCCCTGAGAGAGAGACCTATGAGGCTCTGTGCAGGGGAGAGGGGGTTCAAATG aatgAACGGAGGCGGAGCAACCTGTTCTGTCGCTATCAGGACGGTAAAAGGAACCCCCGTCTCCTGCTGAAGCccatgaaggaggaggatgagtgGGACAGCCCACACATTGTACGGTACCTGGACATGCTGTCAGATGAGGAGATTCAGAAGATTAAAGTGCTGGCAAAACCCAGG cttgcCAGAGCTACTGTCCGAGATCCCAAAACAGGTGTCCTGACCACAGCCAATTACAGAGTGTCCAAAAG tGCATGGCTGGAAGGAGAGGAAGACCCCATCATTGATAGAGTCAATCAGAGAATAGAAGACATCACTGGCCTCACAGTAGACACAGCAGAGTTACTGCAG GTTGCAAACTATGGAGTTGGAGGACAGTacgagcctcattttgacttctCCCGG AAAGATGAGCCTGATGCTTTCAAAAGATTAGGCACTGGAAATCGCTTGGCGACTTTTTTAAACTAC aTGAGTGATGTTGAGGCAGGAGGTGCCACTGTGTTCCCTGACTTTGGAGCAGCAATCTGGCCAAGAAAG GGGACGGCAGTGTTCTGGTATAATCTCTTCAAAAGTGGTGAAGGAGACTACAGGACCAGACATGCAGCCTGTCCTGTCCTCATAGGTAGTAAATGGG TGTCAAACAAATGGATTCACGAGCGAGGACAGGAGTTCAGGAGACCCTGTGGACTGACAGAAGTAGACTGA